A part of Marinobacter psychrophilus genomic DNA contains:
- a CDS encoding M48 metallopeptidase family protein codes for MKTKWGSCSIDVKRIWLNLELAKKPPECLEYILVHELIPCVSAGTTSVLRRS; via the coding sequence ATGAAAACCAAGTGGGGCAGTTGCAGCATAGACGTAAAGCGTATCTGGCTGAACCTAGAGCTTGCCAAAAAGCCCCCCGAGTGCCTTGAATACATACTGGTGCATGAACTGATCCCCTGCGTGAGCGCAGGCACAACGAGCGTTTTAAGGCGTTCATGA
- a CDS encoding TRAP transporter small permease subunit has protein sequence MRVINLIESVTRRAGWCGAVLIFPLIGALVYEVFSRYALGRPTMWAFEISYMVMGAIFMLGMADALRVGQHVTVDILSLQLGDRSNAFVRLAGYALLLPVLGWLVWELSKYALAAFESNERSGRSAWNPVIWPVFTVWFVGFLLLVLQVVAEVLKSLAIILGRSSGGEGGGKG, from the coding sequence ATGAGAGTTATCAACCTGATTGAATCTGTGACCCGCCGGGCCGGCTGGTGTGGCGCGGTGCTGATCTTTCCGCTGATCGGTGCCTTGGTCTATGAGGTATTCAGTCGCTATGCGCTTGGGCGCCCGACCATGTGGGCCTTCGAGATTAGTTACATGGTAATGGGGGCCATTTTTATGCTGGGCATGGCCGATGCTCTGCGTGTTGGCCAGCACGTCACCGTGGACATTCTCAGCCTGCAACTGGGTGATCGCAGTAACGCGTTTGTTCGGCTGGCGGGCTATGCGCTCCTTTTGCCGGTGTTGGGGTGGCTGGTTTGGGAACTGTCTAAGTATGCCTTGGCTGCCTTCGAGTCCAACGAACGATCCGGTCGGTCGGCCTGGAACCCTGTCATATGGCCTGTTTTCACTGTCTGGTTTGTAGGTTTCCTGCTGTTGGTCCTGCAGGTGGTGGCGGAGGTTCTTAAATCTTTGGCTATCATTCTGGGCCGATCGTCGGGCGGAGAAGGAGGGGGAAAGGGATGA
- a CDS encoding TRAP transporter large permease produces MSDFLSLLMFPSLMVFIIAGFPIAFSMIVVATIFGITQFGDAAAYQLLTKIEDTASNSILAAVPLFIFMGAVLERSGIAERLFGAIHLWTTRLPGGLGVGAIIMGTLFAASSGVVGATEAVIGMLAVPVMLKHRYDKRLISGTICASGSLGTAIPPSITVVVLGPVAGVSVGSLFSGLLIPGLLMATLFLLYIIGVSYLKPEMAPRIEETDQVSLGERLRISLFALLPTLALIFVVLGTILMGVATPTEAAACGALGAVVLALAYRNLTFKVLWHAAVRTMNISAMILLIVMGGSMFAGVFFAAGGMATMQSLLIGTGLDPWMILALILLITFIAGFVLDLISVVLIVIPIAMPIVRILGFDEIWFCVAFLVVLQTSYLTPPLAPAIFYLRAITPPEVTLKHMYAGVVPFIVVQLFVLGLVLAFPSLAMWLPDAMSGPSWK; encoded by the coding sequence ATGAGCGATTTTCTGTCTCTGCTGATGTTTCCATCACTGATGGTTTTCATCATCGCCGGTTTCCCCATCGCTTTCTCGATGATCGTGGTGGCGACGATTTTCGGTATCACGCAATTTGGCGATGCCGCTGCTTACCAGTTGCTGACCAAGATCGAAGATACCGCTTCGAACTCGATCTTGGCGGCGGTGCCGCTGTTCATCTTTATGGGGGCCGTGCTGGAGCGCTCCGGAATTGCCGAGCGTCTGTTCGGAGCCATTCACCTCTGGACCACCAGACTGCCCGGCGGGCTGGGCGTCGGTGCCATCATCATGGGTACTCTTTTTGCAGCCTCGAGCGGTGTGGTTGGGGCGACCGAAGCGGTGATTGGCATGCTGGCGGTGCCGGTGATGTTGAAGCATCGTTACGACAAGCGACTGATTTCCGGCACCATCTGTGCCAGTGGCTCGCTGGGCACTGCCATCCCGCCCTCCATCACTGTGGTTGTCCTCGGCCCGGTGGCCGGGGTCTCGGTCGGCTCGCTGTTCAGTGGTTTGCTGATCCCGGGCCTCTTGATGGCAACACTGTTCCTGCTCTATATAATTGGAGTGTCTTACCTGAAGCCGGAGATGGCGCCGCGCATCGAAGAAACTGATCAGGTGTCGCTGGGCGAGAGGTTACGCATCAGCCTGTTTGCACTGCTGCCTACTTTGGCACTGATCTTCGTTGTGCTCGGTACCATCCTGATGGGCGTGGCTACTCCTACCGAGGCAGCCGCCTGTGGTGCACTCGGAGCGGTGGTGTTGGCACTGGCATACCGTAACCTGACGTTCAAAGTGCTTTGGCATGCGGCTGTCAGGACCATGAACATTTCGGCCATGATCTTGCTCATCGTGATGGGCGGGAGCATGTTTGCCGGGGTGTTCTTCGCGGCTGGAGGTATGGCTACGATGCAGTCGCTGTTGATCGGTACAGGCCTCGATCCATGGATGATTTTAGCGCTGATCCTCTTAATTACTTTTATTGCCGGCTTCGTCCTCGATCTGATATCGGTGGTGCTGATTGTCATCCCGATCGCCATGCCCATCGTGCGGATACTGGGATTTGATGAAATTTGGTTCTGTGTGGCTTTTCTGGTGGTGCTGCAGACCAGCTATCTGACGCCTCCCCTGGCGCCTGCGATCTTCTACTTGCGAGCCATTACTCCACCCGAGGTAACGCTGAAGCACATGTATGCAGGGGTGGTGCCCTTCATCGTTGTCCAGTTATTTGTTCTGGGGCTGGTGCTGGCCTTCCCGTCACTGGCCATGTGGCTTCCGGACGCCATGAGTGGCCCATCCTGGAAATAA
- a CDS encoding sensor domain-containing diguanylate cyclase, with protein MVLVYVLAIAFVSGWVLTNHHQRTLRACAQKLLLETIDYARELFDLVEHAPCGYHSLNEHGVILKINRTELQWLGYSADELIGKQLYRELVTSETRGAFDEAFRRILEEGHGGSVECELMCRDRSTLRVAIKANTQTNSDGFQYSRAMVFDLTEQKKLEDLLTRQAMTDMLTGLGNRRCLEK; from the coding sequence GTGGTGCTCGTTTATGTGCTGGCGATTGCCTTTGTTAGTGGCTGGGTACTGACCAATCACCACCAGCGAACTCTGAGGGCCTGTGCGCAGAAACTATTGCTGGAAACAATAGATTACGCCCGGGAACTCTTCGATCTCGTCGAACACGCGCCCTGTGGATACCACTCCCTTAACGAACACGGCGTGATCCTCAAGATCAACCGTACCGAGCTGCAGTGGCTGGGCTACAGCGCTGACGAACTCATTGGCAAACAGCTGTATCGTGAACTGGTTACCTCAGAAACCCGGGGCGCCTTTGATGAAGCTTTCCGGCGAATTCTGGAGGAAGGCCATGGGGGCTCAGTGGAGTGTGAACTGATGTGCCGTGATCGCAGCACCCTCCGGGTCGCGATCAAAGCCAACACCCAGACAAACTCCGATGGTTTTCAGTACAGCCGGGCCATGGTGTTCGACCTGACCGAACAAAAGAAGCTGGAAGACCTGTTAACCCGACAGGCCATGACCGACATGCTGACTGGGCTCGGTAACCGAAGGTGCCTGGAAAAATAG
- a CDS encoding LysR substrate-binding domain-containing protein, with translation MGRQHPLTGKPGLRFSEYLDYPMVLPDPELGVRELLDTVLLRRCNNVQVSAETDSFELMRGLLVDAQSIGFQVKIGAASDDDHNKLVSTPISRRDLPSAPLVCAQLRGRTLSVAAAKFADRVSVALNSTAPIG, from the coding sequence ATCGGGCGGCAGCATCCCCTAACTGGCAAACCCGGACTCAGATTTAGTGAATATCTGGATTATCCAATGGTGCTGCCCGACCCAGAACTAGGCGTGCGAGAGTTGTTGGATACGGTGCTTTTGCGACGCTGTAATAACGTGCAGGTCTCGGCAGAAACCGACTCCTTCGAGCTGATGCGTGGACTGCTTGTGGATGCTCAGAGTATCGGTTTTCAGGTGAAAATCGGTGCTGCGTCGGACGACGATCATAATAAACTAGTGTCCACGCCGATTAGTCGGCGTGACCTACCCTCCGCTCCGCTGGTCTGTGCCCAGTTGCGCGGCAGAACCTTATCCGTGGCGGCGGCTAAATTTGCGGATCGGGTAAGTGTCGCCCTTAACTCCACCGCTCCCATCGGCTAG
- a CDS encoding LOG family protein, translating into MRNIRSIAVFCGSNMGASSVYAEQAEALGATLVENGVTLVYGGTHKGLMGVLADAVLSRDGRAHGVITERLQAKGHIHPNLTNSEIVPTMRTRKERMAELSDAFIALPGGIGTMEEFMEAWTLNQLGELDKPVGLLNINGFFEPFMAFIDQMIKEAFLPPSHRQSMVLESDPQQLLNGLRNFQPVTVPKWL; encoded by the coding sequence ATGCGAAATATTCGCAGCATTGCTGTTTTCTGTGGCTCCAACATGGGGGCCAGTTCTGTCTATGCCGAGCAGGCTGAGGCGCTTGGCGCGACGCTGGTGGAAAACGGCGTCACATTGGTTTACGGGGGCACGCACAAGGGCCTCATGGGGGTTCTGGCTGATGCAGTGCTTAGCCGGGACGGCCGCGCCCATGGGGTCATAACGGAACGCTTGCAGGCCAAGGGGCATATACATCCCAACCTGACGAACAGCGAGATTGTACCGACCATGCGGACGCGCAAGGAGCGCATGGCAGAGCTTTCGGATGCCTTCATCGCATTGCCCGGTGGTATTGGAACCATGGAGGAATTCATGGAAGCCTGGACGCTTAACCAGTTAGGCGAATTGGACAAGCCTGTGGGCCTGCTTAATATTAACGGTTTTTTCGAGCCTTTCATGGCCTTTATCGACCAGATGATCAAAGAGGCCTTCCTTCCGCCGTCTCATCGTCAATCCATGGTGCTGGAATCCGATCCCCAGCAGTTGCTGAATGGCCTGCGTAATTTCCAGCCAGTTACCGTACCCAAGTGGCTTTAA